The Devosia sp. 1566 sequence GCTTTGACGCTTCCTCTTACTGCCCCCGCCGGCTCGCCCCAGGGCGGCCCGGCCAGCGCGCTGCGGGTTGAGGCCCTGTCCAAGCATTTCGGCACGACGCGCGTGTTGTCCGACGTGACGCTTGAAATCGCGCCCGGCGAAGTGCACGGGCTGTTGGGCCAGAACGGCTCGGGCAAATCGACCTTCATCAAGATCCTGGCGGGCTTTCACACCCCTGACCAGGGCGGGCGCCTGTTGGTGGGTGGCCAGGAGGTGCCCCTTCCCTTGCCGCCGGGCGAATTTCGCAAGCTCGGCATTGCCTTTGTGCATCAGCATCTGGGCCTCATCGCCTCCATGTCCGTGCTGGAAAATCTGCTGATCGGGGAGCACGCCACAGAGCCGCGCTGGCGCATCAACTGGAGCGCTCAGGCACGCCGCGCCAGGGAATTGTTCGCGCGCTTCGGCCTCGCCCTCGACCCTTATGCCGAGGTGGAGAGCCTCAGTTCGGTTGAGCGGGCGCTGCTCGCCATCGTGCGCGCCTTTGATCAGCTCGAGCAAGCCAAGGGCACGCTCACCAAGCTCTTGATCCTTGACGAGCCGACGCCTTTCCTGCCCGCCAAGGATGTCGGCAAGCTGTTTGACCTGGTGCGCGCCATCGTGGCGCAAGGCGCGAGCGTGATCTTTGTTTCGCACGATATCGACGAGGTCAGCGAGATCACCGATCGCATCAGCGTGCTGCGCGATGGGCAGCTGGCCGGCTCCCTCATCACCAAATCCGCCAGCAAGGCCCAGATCGTTGAACTCATCATCGGCCGCTCGGTTGATCTGGCCACTATGCGGGCGCCCGAACGTGAGTTCGGGTCCGAGGTGGCGATCATTGCCGGCCTGCGAGGCGGTGCCGTGGAGGATTTCTCCTTGCGCGTGCGGGCTGGAGAAGTGGTGGGGATCACCGGGTTGATCGGCTCGGGCTATGACGATGTGGTTAGCCTGTGCTTTGGCGCCACCCGGGCGGACGCGGGATTCCTGACGCTTGAGGGCACCGAGAGCGACTTGAGCCAAGCCACGCCGCACCAGTCGGTGCGCAATGGCATTGCCTTTATCCCCGGTGACCGGCTTGCGGCCGGCGTGGTGCCCACGCTCAGCGTCACCGACAACGCGACCCTGCCCATCCTGCGACGCTTTGGAGGCGGCTGGTTGCTCTCGCGCAGCGCCATGCGCGCAGAAGCGGCGCGCCTCAACGCCGCCTTTGACGTGCGCCCGGCCGATCCCGAGGCGCTGATGAGCGCCCTGTCGGGCGGCAACCAGCAGAAGGTGGTGCTGGCCAAGTGGTTCCAGCTGCAGCCCAAGCTGGTGCTGCTGGACGAGCCGACGCAGGGCGTCGATATCGGCGCGCGCGAACAGGTGTTCGGCGAAATCCGCCGCATGGCTGACGCTGGTGCAGCGATCATCTGCGCCAGCTCGGATCATGAGCAATTGGCCGCGATCTGCAATCGGGTGGTTGTGCTGGGCCGAGGCCGCCAGGTGGCGGAACTCGAAGGCGCCGCCATCTCCAAATCGGCCATCGCCGAAAGCTGTTACATTACCGAAGACACTGGAGCCAAGCTGTAATGACCCAAATCAATGCGGCTCGGGGCACAACCCGGAACAGGAACTGGGTAGTGTGGGGCGAGCGCTATGGCCTCGTTCTGGCCTGGGTGGCGGTGATCATCGTCTTTAGCCTATTGCGGCCGACGACCTTTTTCAGCTGGGCCAATTTCTCCACCATCTTCGGCTCGCAAGCGGTCCTCGTCGTCATGACGCTGGGCCTGATCGTGCCGTTGACGGCCGGCGACTACGATCTTTCCATCGCGGGCAATCTGACGCTCAGTGCCATGGTGATCGCGGTCCTCAATGTTTACTTCGACTGGCCCATCGTGGCGGCAGTGCTGGCGGCGGTAGCCACCGGTCTCGTGATCGGGGCGGTGAACGCCTTTCTCGTCCTTTATTTCCGCATCAACTCGCTGATCGTCACATTGGGCATGGGCACGTTCCTCCATGGCATCACGCTGTGGATCTCGAACTCCAACACGATCAGCGGCATCGACTTTGCCATCACCAATGCGGTTATTGTCACCCGCTTGTTCGGCATTCCCATGGCCTTTTATTACGCGCTGATCGTGGCGGCGATCATCTGGTATATCTTCACCTTCACCGCCGCCGGTCAGCGCCTGCTGTTTGTGGGCCGCGGGCGTGAAGTCGCCCGGCTCTCGGGCATTCGCGTCGACCAGGTTCGCGCGGTCACCTTCCTGGTTTCGGGAGCTCTGGGCGGCTTGGCCGGCGTGCTGTTTGTCGGCTCACTGGGCGCTGCAGACCCCAATTCGGGCCTCACTTACCTCCTGCCTGCCTTTGCCGCGGCATTCCTGGGTGCTACCAGCATCACGCCCGGTCGCTTCAACCCCATCGGATCGGTGATCGCCGTCTATTTCCTTGTGACCGGCATTACGGGCCTGTCGATCCTGGGCATCAGCACCTTCGTGCAGGATCTGTTTTATGGCGGCGCGCTCGTGATAGCGGTTTGCCTCTCCCAACTCGTTCGCGGCCGCCAGGAGCGCTTGTCTTGACCCCCATCACCATCGACCCCGCGCTGGTTGAAGCCATGATCATGGAAATGGGAGCCATTGGCGCCCATAGCGGCACCGGCGTGTGGCGCACCGTGTATTCGCCCGAATGGGTGGCGGCCAATGACCTCTTTGCCCGCTGGGCCGCCGAAGCGGGCCTCAGTGTCAGCCGCGACGCGGTGGGCAATGTCTGGGGCAAGCTCGAGGGCAGCCAGGGCGGCCCATCCATCGTTTCGGGCTCGCACATCGACACCCAATGTCCGGGCGGGCGCTATGACGGCACGCTCGGAGCGCTGAGTGCGCTGATTGCCCTGCGGGCGCTGAAGGCGCAATACGGCCAGCCCAAGCGGACACTGGAAGCGCTTTCCCTCTGCGAAGAAGAAGGCAGCCGCTTCCCGACGGCCAATTTTTGGGGCTCGCGCGCCATTACCGGCGCCATCCAGCAAGACGACGCCGACAGCACCCATGACTTCGAAGGCATGAGCATCGCCAATGCCATGCGCGCAGTGGGCCTTGATCCCAGCCGGATCGCCACGGCGCAGCGGGACGATATCGAGAGCTTTGTGGAACTCCATATCGAGCAGGGCCCGATCCTCGAACATGCCGACCTGCCGGTGGCCATCGTTGATGCCATCACCGGCCTGCGGCATTATCGGGTCACGCTGCGCGGCGAGCAGAACCATGCCGGTGCCTTCCCCATGGATCTGCGCCGTGATCCTATGGCCGGTTTCCTTGAAATCGGCAGTGGCGTGATCAACACCGCCCACCGGCTCGGACGCCCTGCCGTGACCACGATCGGCCGGGTGGAGGTCAATCCCAATGGCGCCGCCGTGGTGCCCCGCGAAATCCGCTTCACCATCGATGTGCGCCACCCCCACCCCGCCAAAGGCGAGGAGCTTTACCGCCTCCATGAGCAACTGATGCTGGAAGTAGCCGCACGGCGCGGGCTCGAGATCGAATGGGATATCGGCACCGAAAAGGCACCCTGCCTCAGCGACCCGGACCTTGTCGCCACCTTCCGCCAGGCAGCGGCGGATCAGGGCGTGCCCGCCCTCACCATGGCGAGCGGCGCCGGCCACGACACCCAGCAAATGGCCAAGATCGCCAAAACCGTAATGATCTTTGTGCGCTCCGAAAAAGGGCGCAGCCACACGCCTGAGGAGTTTTCAACCATCGCCGACATTGTCGCGGGCATCCAGGTGCTGGCCGCCGGGCTATATAAACTTGCTTACTGATCGTGGGATTTCGCCCATCGCCACGAGCTGACGAGGCGCCGGATGGCAGCTTGTGCTGGTGGGCCCCAGGTCGCCTTCCCACCGGGTCGACCGTGAACACCATCATCGCCGATAATAAGGCACACGAGAGCCTTGCCGAGTGCCCAACCGCGGGCACGGCGCAGGGTTGCTGCGTCAATTGCCGGGCGATAGCTGTCCCAGAAGCGACTGATTGCGCCATCAGGCAGCAGCAGCCACGCGGCACCCAGGTCGCAGGCAGGATCGCCTGCACACATGTCGCCAAAGTCAACGACGCCGCAAAAATCACCCCCTCTGGTCAGCAGATTGGCCGGGTGTAGGTCCGCATGAAGCCACATGGCTTGGCCCGTCCACGCAGGGGCGGTCACGGCGTCAGCCCAGATTTCACGCAGATCATCCGGATCGGCGATCAGCCGACGATCGGTTGCCTCTTTCAGGAACCGGGCAACACCTTCGCTGGATGTGGCCAGGGATCCGCCTCTGCCGTGTCGCCCGATTGGTGCAGCAGGAGGCGCGGGGTGGTGAAGCGCTGCCAGGAAAGCCGCAAGGCTGTCTGCGGCTTGAAGGCCAAGAGTCGCAGGGGCGCGGTCCGCTGGCTCGCCAGGAACCCAGGTCGTCACGATCCATGTGCGCGGGAACAGCTCGGAAGGTTGCCCAAGTCTTTTGGGGACAGGTATCCGCAGCGGAAGACGCGAGGCCATGGCAGGCAAGAAAGCGTACTCCTTGAGGAGGAGTTCATCCGCATCTTGGGTCGACCAGGGCAAACGAACTGCGAGGTTGTCCCCCAGCCGCCACATCTGATTGTCCCAACCCAAAGCCCCCAAAACCAGCGGCAACTCGGCCAAGTCCGGGTGCTGTTCGCCAAGCAGCTTCGCGATCAGGTCCGCGTCGAGTGCCGCCTTGGTATCGCTCATTCGGTCGCCCTTGTTGGATGATGCTCGCCGCGCCAAGTGGTGCCGCTGCTGGTAGGCAGCAGACCAAACAGCACAAATTGTGGCCACGCCGGGGACGCGCCAAGCAGGCGGCCGAGATGTCTGCCCTTTTCCTCCTGTTTCACCCTCGACAGCTGAAATGGCGTCGTAGCGTTCGGGGCAGTGAGTGCGCCCCAGTCGGTCGTTCTCTGCGGGGTATACGGTTTGGACGCTGCCCCAGCCTGTTGCCAGCCGATCGACCCCGCTCGCCCGAGTGCCGTGTTCAATGAAGGACCCGCTGTAAGCGGTCAAAATCTATTGACCCCGTTGATGCAACGGGAAGGAAGGTCGGGGATTGCTCCAACCGGGTGGTAGTTGCCGGTCGCCCGGAAAACGCCGCCTTCCTGCAGTTATCACAATGGGAGTTCTCGATGCCTCGCCTTTCCCTTTTGCTTGTCGGGACCGTACTCTCCACGGCGGCACTGATGCCCCCTGTATTGGCGCAAGCGCCCACCGTGCAGACGCAAGCCCCAAATGCGCCTGATCAGGAGCCGGCCTTCGCCCAGCAGACGCGAGCACCACTGCCGGAAAACCCCACTGCTGTTGAAACGGAAGTGGTGGCAAGTGATCTGCCGCAACTTTGGGCGATGGAATTTCTTCCGGACAACCGCATGTTGGTGACCGCCAAAGCCGGGGCGCTGCACATCATCAGCGAAGATGGCGAAGTGAGCGCGCCGGTCGAGGGTGTTCCCTCTGTCGACAGCGAAGGACAGGGGGGGCTGCTCGACGTGGCGCTGGCGCCGGACTTCGAGAGCTCAGGCCTGATTTTCTTTTCGTTCTCCGAACCGCGTGAGGGCGGCAATGGCACATCCGTGGCCAAAGCCCGACTGGTGATGAACGATGATGGCGGCGCCAGCCTCGAGGATATGGAGGTGATCTTCCAGCAGATGCCCACCTATGACGGCACCAAGCACTTCGGCTCTCGCCTCGTGT is a genomic window containing:
- a CDS encoding ABC transporter permease encodes the protein MTQINAARGTTRNRNWVVWGERYGLVLAWVAVIIVFSLLRPTTFFSWANFSTIFGSQAVLVVMTLGLIVPLTAGDYDLSIAGNLTLSAMVIAVLNVYFDWPIVAAVLAAVATGLVIGAVNAFLVLYFRINSLIVTLGMGTFLHGITLWISNSNTISGIDFAITNAVIVTRLFGIPMAFYYALIVAAIIWYIFTFTAAGQRLLFVGRGREVARLSGIRVDQVRAVTFLVSGALGGLAGVLFVGSLGAADPNSGLTYLLPAFAAAFLGATSITPGRFNPIGSVIAVYFLVTGITGLSILGISTFVQDLFYGGALVIAVCLSQLVRGRQERLS
- a CDS encoding aminoglycoside phosphotransferase family protein → MSDTKAALDADLIAKLLGEQHPDLAELPLVLGALGWDNQMWRLGDNLAVRLPWSTQDADELLLKEYAFLPAMASRLPLRIPVPKRLGQPSELFPRTWIVTTWVPGEPADRAPATLGLQAADSLAAFLAALHHPAPPAAPIGRHGRGGSLATSSEGVARFLKEATDRRLIADPDDLREIWADAVTAPAWTGQAMWLHADLHPANLLTRGGDFCGVVDFGDMCAGDPACDLGAAWLLLPDGAISRFWDSYRPAIDAATLRRARGWALGKALVCLIIGDDGVHGRPGGKATWGPPAQAAIRRLVSSWRWAKSHDQ
- a CDS encoding sugar ABC transporter ATP-binding protein, giving the protein MTLPLTAPAGSPQGGPASALRVEALSKHFGTTRVLSDVTLEIAPGEVHGLLGQNGSGKSTFIKILAGFHTPDQGGRLLVGGQEVPLPLPPGEFRKLGIAFVHQHLGLIASMSVLENLLIGEHATEPRWRINWSAQARRARELFARFGLALDPYAEVESLSSVERALLAIVRAFDQLEQAKGTLTKLLILDEPTPFLPAKDVGKLFDLVRAIVAQGASVIFVSHDIDEVSEITDRISVLRDGQLAGSLITKSASKAQIVELIIGRSVDLATMRAPEREFGSEVAIIAGLRGGAVEDFSLRVRAGEVVGITGLIGSGYDDVVSLCFGATRADAGFLTLEGTESDLSQATPHQSVRNGIAFIPGDRLAAGVVPTLSVTDNATLPILRRFGGGWLLSRSAMRAEAARLNAAFDVRPADPEALMSALSGGNQQKVVLAKWFQLQPKLVLLDEPTQGVDIGAREQVFGEIRRMADAGAAIICASSDHEQLAAICNRVVVLGRGRQVAELEGAAISKSAIAESCYITEDTGAKL
- a CDS encoding Zn-dependent hydrolase encodes the protein MTPITIDPALVEAMIMEMGAIGAHSGTGVWRTVYSPEWVAANDLFARWAAEAGLSVSRDAVGNVWGKLEGSQGGPSIVSGSHIDTQCPGGRYDGTLGALSALIALRALKAQYGQPKRTLEALSLCEEEGSRFPTANFWGSRAITGAIQQDDADSTHDFEGMSIANAMRAVGLDPSRIATAQRDDIESFVELHIEQGPILEHADLPVAIVDAITGLRHYRVTLRGEQNHAGAFPMDLRRDPMAGFLEIGSGVINTAHRLGRPAVTTIGRVEVNPNGAAVVPREIRFTIDVRHPHPAKGEELYRLHEQLMLEVAARRGLEIEWDIGTEKAPCLSDPDLVATFRQAAADQGVPALTMASGAGHDTQQMAKIAKTVMIFVRSEKGRSHTPEEFSTIADIVAGIQVLAAGLYKLAY